In Paenibacillus phoenicis, one genomic interval encodes:
- a CDS encoding GNAT family N-acetyltransferase, with protein MIKRLTLSDTDIVEQLWSLQHSAYRLEAQAIGLTEMPPLPDTFDSIRTSRDVFIGELSEDGELLGAIAVRDEMPGSMEITRLMVHPNHLRQGIGAKLLQYVLTNHLDKQEFTVTASPQNAPAVALYRKFGFRPVRSVQSASGVELMIYRLNQ; from the coding sequence GTGATCAAGCGACTCACGCTAAGTGACACCGATATTGTGGAACAGCTCTGGAGCTTGCAGCATTCGGCTTACCGGCTGGAGGCTCAGGCTATTGGTCTGACGGAGATGCCGCCGCTGCCGGATACGTTTGACTCCATCCGCACGAGCAGGGATGTGTTTATCGGTGAGCTGTCGGAGGACGGGGAGCTGCTAGGGGCAATCGCGGTCCGCGATGAAATGCCCGGAAGTATGGAGATCACCCGATTAATGGTTCACCCAAACCATTTGCGTCAAGGAATTGGAGCCAAGCTGTTGCAGTATGTCCTGACCAACCATCTGGACAAGCAGGAGTTTACCGTAACGGCCAGTCCGCAGAACGCCCCTGCCGTTGCGCTGTACCGCAAGTTTGGCTTTCGTCCGGTGCGGTCCGTCCAATCTGCATCTGGCGTAGAATTGATGATATACCGACTGAATCAGTAA
- the gatB gene encoding Asp-tRNA(Asn)/Glu-tRNA(Gln) amidotransferase subunit GatB has translation MSTSKYETVIGLEVHVELHTKSKIFCGCSTEFGAPPNTHTCPVCLGHPGVLPVLNRQAVDYAMKAAMALNCEIGDVCKFDRKNYFYPDSPKAYQISQYDQPIGKNGYIDIEVDGKTKRIGITRLHLEEDAGKLTHVDGGYASLVDFNRVGTPLVEIVSEPDISSPEEARAYLEKLRAIMLYCEVSDVKMEEGSMRCDANISLRPWGQKEFGTRAELKNMNSFRGVVRGLEYEQLRQAEILDEGGEVVQETRRWDEAQGKTFSMRGKEEAHDYRYFPDPDLVTLHIDQEWKDRIRASIPELPDARKARYTSEYGLPEYDAGVITSSKALADLFESSLEYTKDAKAVSNWIMGDLLGYLNSNSLELSDVKLTGQGLGEMIGLLEKGTISSKIAKTVFKEMLQSGKLPQQIVEEQGLVQISDEGAIMAIVQEVVANNPASVEDYKAGKEKAIGFLVGQVMKQSKGKANPGLVNKLLVEVLKG, from the coding sequence ATGTCAACATCCAAATATGAAACGGTGATTGGGTTGGAGGTGCACGTGGAGCTGCATACGAAATCGAAAATTTTCTGCGGCTGCTCCACGGAGTTCGGCGCCCCGCCTAATACGCATACCTGCCCGGTGTGCCTGGGGCATCCCGGCGTATTGCCGGTGCTGAACCGCCAGGCCGTCGACTACGCGATGAAAGCCGCGATGGCGCTGAATTGCGAAATCGGCGATGTCTGCAAGTTTGACCGGAAAAACTATTTCTACCCTGATTCGCCTAAAGCGTATCAGATTTCCCAATACGATCAACCAATTGGCAAGAACGGATACATCGATATCGAAGTGGACGGGAAGACGAAACGGATTGGCATTACCCGTCTGCATCTGGAGGAGGACGCCGGCAAGCTGACGCACGTGGACGGCGGGTACGCTTCGCTGGTGGACTTCAACCGCGTGGGCACGCCGCTCGTGGAAATCGTGTCCGAGCCGGACATTTCCTCGCCGGAGGAAGCGCGGGCGTATCTGGAGAAGCTGCGGGCGATCATGCTGTACTGCGAGGTTTCCGACGTGAAAATGGAGGAAGGCTCGATGCGCTGCGACGCCAACATCAGCTTGCGGCCGTGGGGTCAGAAGGAGTTTGGCACACGCGCCGAGCTCAAGAACATGAACTCGTTCCGCGGCGTGGTTCGCGGTTTGGAGTATGAACAGCTTCGCCAGGCTGAGATTCTGGACGAAGGCGGAGAGGTTGTGCAGGAGACACGCCGCTGGGACGAGGCCCAAGGCAAAACGTTCTCGATGCGCGGCAAGGAAGAAGCCCACGACTATCGCTATTTCCCGGATCCTGACCTGGTTACTCTTCACATTGATCAGGAGTGGAAGGACCGGATCCGCGCGTCGATTCCGGAATTGCCGGATGCCCGGAAGGCTCGTTACACTTCGGAATACGGCTTGCCGGAGTACGATGCCGGCGTCATTACGTCCTCCAAAGCGCTGGCCGACTTATTCGAAAGCAGCCTTGAGTATACGAAGGACGCCAAAGCGGTGTCGAACTGGATCATGGGCGATCTGCTCGGCTACCTGAACAGCAACTCGCTGGAATTGTCCGACGTGAAGCTGACCGGACAAGGTCTCGGCGAGATGATCGGCCTGCTGGAGAAAGGCACCATCAGCTCCAAGATCGCCAAAACGGTATTTAAGGAAATGCTGCAAAGCGGCAAGCTGCCGCAGCAGATCGTTGAGGAGCAAGGGCTTGTGCAAATCAGCGACGAAGGAGCGATCATGGCGATCGTTCAAGAGGTCGTTGCGAACAACCCGGCCTCCGTGGAGGACTACAAAGCAGGCAAGGAGAAGGCCATTGGCTTCCTTGTCGGCCAAGTCATGAAGCAAAGTAAAGGGAAAGCAAACCCGGGGCTGGTCAACAAGCTTCTGGTGGAAGTACTGAAGGGCTAG
- the gatA gene encoding Asp-tRNA(Asn)/Glu-tRNA(Gln) amidotransferase subunit GatA, translated as MALFDLRLQEIHNRLHNKELSVAELVSEAFARIREYDGKIGAYLTLNEEGARAEAARLDAKLAQGEACGLLFGLPVGIKDNMVTEGLLTTCGSQFLKNYDPIYDATVVTKLKEAEAVTIGKLNMDEFAMGGSNENSSFHPVRNPWDLSRVPGGSSGGSAAAVAAGEAFFTLGSDTGGSIRQPASYCGVVGLKPTYGRVSRYGLVAFASSLDQIGPITKNVEDAAYVLQAIAGHDPKDSTSADVEVPDYLSALTGDITGLRIAVPKEYLDGVDPQVKTAIMDALRVLEGLGAVWEEVSLPHTEYAVAAYYLLASSEASSNLSRFDGVRYGVRADNAGNLLDLYYDSRSQGFGPEVKRRIMLGTYALSSGYYDAYYLKAQKVRTLIKQDFDQTFDKYDVILGPTAPTTAFPLGSQVDDPLTMYLNDILTIPVSLAGVPAISVPCGFAEGLPVGLQIIGKPFDESTVLRVAHAFEANTDHHQQRPAL; from the coding sequence TTGGCGCTTTTTGATTTGCGTTTACAGGAGATACATAATCGGCTTCACAACAAGGAGTTGTCTGTTGCCGAATTGGTTAGCGAAGCCTTCGCCAGAATCCGCGAATACGACGGGAAGATCGGCGCCTACTTGACGTTGAACGAGGAGGGAGCCCGTGCGGAGGCAGCCCGTCTGGATGCCAAGTTGGCACAGGGGGAAGCCTGCGGTTTGCTGTTTGGACTCCCTGTGGGCATCAAGGATAACATGGTGACCGAGGGGTTGCTGACGACGTGCGGCAGCCAATTTTTGAAAAATTACGATCCGATTTACGACGCTACCGTGGTCACGAAGCTGAAGGAAGCGGAAGCGGTCACGATCGGCAAGCTGAATATGGACGAGTTCGCGATGGGCGGCTCCAACGAGAATTCCAGCTTCCATCCCGTGCGCAACCCGTGGGATTTAAGCCGTGTACCGGGCGGTTCCAGTGGGGGTTCGGCTGCAGCGGTCGCTGCAGGTGAGGCTTTCTTTACGCTGGGTTCCGATACCGGCGGTTCCATTCGCCAACCCGCATCGTATTGCGGTGTCGTTGGACTGAAGCCGACCTACGGCCGGGTATCGCGCTACGGCCTCGTGGCGTTTGCCTCTTCGCTCGACCAGATCGGGCCGATTACCAAAAACGTCGAAGACGCCGCCTACGTTCTGCAGGCGATCGCCGGTCACGATCCGAAGGATTCCACCTCGGCGGATGTGGAGGTACCGGATTATTTGAGCGCCCTCACCGGTGACATTACCGGGCTGCGCATCGCCGTGCCAAAGGAATATTTGGATGGCGTTGACCCGCAGGTTAAGACTGCGATTATGGATGCGTTGCGCGTGCTTGAAGGCCTTGGCGCTGTATGGGAAGAAGTATCGCTGCCGCATACGGAATACGCGGTGGCCGCTTACTATTTGCTGGCGTCCTCGGAGGCCTCGTCTAACCTGTCGCGTTTCGACGGCGTTCGTTACGGCGTCCGTGCCGACAATGCCGGTAACCTGCTGGACTTGTACTACGATTCGCGCAGCCAAGGCTTCGGACCGGAAGTGAAGCGCCGGATTATGCTGGGGACTTATGCGCTGAGCTCGGGGTATTATGACGCCTACTATTTGAAGGCTCAAAAGGTCAGAACGCTGATCAAACAAGATTTCGATCAGACCTTTGACAAATATGACGTGATCCTTGGACCAACGGCTCCAACTACTGCGTTCCCGCTGGGCTCGCAGGTTGACGATCCGCTCACGATGTATTTAAACGATATTTTGACGATTCCGGTGAGCTTGGCCGGGGTTCCCGCCATCAGCGTGCCGTGTGGATTTGCCGAAGGTCTGCCGGTTGGACTGCAAATTATCGGCAAGCCGTTCGACGAAAGTACGGTATTGCGCGTGGCTCACGCCTTTGAAGCGAATACGGATCATCACCAACAACGTCCCGCCTTGTAG
- the gatC gene encoding Asp-tRNA(Asn)/Glu-tRNA(Gln) amidotransferase subunit GatC gives MSIQTKDVEHVARLARLHLTDEERDMFTEQLNAILQYAEKLNELNTDDIAPTTHVLHLSNVMREDEVKESLPPEKVFRNAPEEEDGQFKVPAVLE, from the coding sequence ATGAGTATCCAGACGAAGGACGTTGAACACGTGGCGAGACTGGCCCGTTTGCACTTGACCGACGAAGAGCGGGACATGTTTACGGAACAATTAAATGCGATTTTACAATACGCGGAGAAGTTAAACGAACTGAATACAGACGATATCGCGCCGACCACGCATGTGCTGCATCTCAGCAACGTCATGCGGGAGGACGAAGTGAAGGAAAGCCTGCCGCCGGAGAAGGTATTCCGCAACGCACCGGAGGAGGAAGACGGTCAGTTTAAGGTTCCGGCCGTACTGGAATAG
- a CDS encoding MBL fold metallo-hydrolase, whose translation MLKIESFTLGPLQTNAYLLRGEDENRAIIIDPGSNPGPLLRRIEGLEIEAILLTHAHFDHIGGLDQIRKAKNCPVYVHPLESDWLTTPKLNGSLMWPEVGPPISTDPAEFDLAEGQKLHLIGHEFTVFHTPGHSPGSVSFLCGDDLFSGDVLFRLGVGRTDLPGGREADLFNSIRGKLFQLKDEVRVYPGHGPQTTIGYERQNNPYVS comes from the coding sequence ATGCTGAAAATCGAAAGTTTTACTTTAGGCCCCCTGCAAACGAACGCGTATTTGTTACGGGGAGAAGACGAGAACCGGGCGATCATTATCGATCCTGGCTCGAACCCGGGGCCGCTGTTGCGCAGAATCGAAGGGTTGGAGATTGAGGCGATTTTGCTCACTCATGCTCATTTTGACCATATCGGCGGTTTGGACCAGATTCGGAAGGCTAAGAATTGTCCGGTCTATGTGCACCCGCTGGAAAGCGATTGGCTGACGACGCCAAAGCTGAACGGTTCCCTGATGTGGCCGGAGGTCGGACCGCCCATCTCCACAGATCCGGCGGAATTCGATCTGGCTGAAGGGCAGAAGCTTCACCTGATCGGGCATGAGTTCACCGTATTTCATACGCCGGGGCATTCCCCAGGCAGCGTGAGCTTCCTGTGCGGGGATGATCTTTTTTCAGGGGATGTGCTGTTCCGTCTTGGCGTAGGGCGCACGGATTTACCGGGAGGCCGTGAAGCGGACCTGTTTAACTCGATTCGCGGGAAGCTGTTCCAGCTGAAGGATGAGGTTAGAGTTTATCCCGGGCATGGTCCCCAAACGACCATCGGCTACGAACGGCAGAACAATCCGTACGTCTCTTAG
- a CDS encoding DedA family protein, translated as MDWISNLVGVLLDWVQQLGYMGIMLGLMIEIIPSEIVLAYGGYLVYLGHINFIGAVFFGTVGGVIAQLFIYWIGRYGGRPILEKYGKYILIQKKHIDASEAWFQKYGPGVIFTARFIPVARHAISVPAGIAKMPVGKFLLLTTLAVIPWSVLFVYLGMLLGEQWQHVDEKAGPYVMPILLAALALLIVYLVVKSFSNRRKGGA; from the coding sequence GTGGATTGGATATCGAATTTAGTGGGCGTATTATTGGATTGGGTGCAACAATTGGGGTATATGGGGATTATGCTGGGACTCATGATCGAGATTATCCCCAGCGAAATCGTGCTGGCCTACGGCGGTTATCTCGTGTATCTCGGACATATTAATTTCATCGGTGCCGTCTTCTTTGGTACAGTAGGCGGTGTCATTGCCCAGTTGTTTATTTACTGGATTGGGCGATACGGCGGCAGGCCGATTTTGGAGAAGTATGGGAAGTATATTCTGATTCAGAAGAAGCATATCGACGCCTCCGAAGCCTGGTTTCAGAAATACGGTCCCGGGGTCATCTTTACGGCGCGGTTTATCCCGGTGGCCCGGCATGCCATTTCCGTTCCTGCAGGGATCGCGAAAATGCCGGTGGGCAAGTTCCTGCTGCTGACGACGTTGGCGGTAATACCGTGGTCGGTGCTGTTCGTTTATTTGGGTATGCTGCTGGGTGAACAGTGGCAGCATGTAGACGAGAAAGCGGGTCCATACGTCATGCCGATTTTGCTGGCTGCTTTGGCGCTGTTAATCGTGTACTTGGTTGTCAAATCGTTCAGCAACCGGAGAAAAGGCGGTGCCTAA
- a CDS encoding dehydrogenase: protein MANFPAKHQTSLPNPRKIRRSCSKELYRTIKRLGVYIPEDRVKEGEALYYKKVIGNLLWIGENINNRKLLADWWDEAVSAELAELWEVDREALSSAFRAAFGG from the coding sequence ATGGCAAACTTCCCGGCGAAACATCAAACTTCCCTCCCGAATCCCCGCAAAATCCGCCGCAGCTGCAGCAAAGAACTGTACCGGACGATTAAGCGGCTTGGCGTTTATATTCCGGAGGACCGAGTCAAGGAAGGCGAAGCATTATATTACAAAAAGGTGATTGGCAATCTGCTGTGGATCGGCGAAAACATCAACAACCGCAAGCTGCTGGCGGATTGGTGGGATGAAGCCGTCAGCGCCGAGCTGGCTGAGCTGTGGGAGGTTGATCGCGAAGCGTTGTCCTCTGCTTTTCGCGCGGCGTTTGGGGGATAG
- a CDS encoding O-antigen ligase family protein gives MLLGGLLAVTALAVVYGLLPLPGAILRTADPAVSATGARLGGLLQYPNAFGAVMAAFLLERLMRLARMERAAFTRASSWRGQRAGALALLFALGLLLSESRGALAAALAGWAAGLALLRGTRRRRYAWHSAVFAGAAAVLARGLASAQLAPARGPGALALAAGLAAALLASGRVAGALPRLGAAGAPRPRAALRPPRRACACGAAALALLLAAPLAALPASAGFLGRGLRPETASARAAMYADAAELLRRSPWLGQGGDVWRHAFRRVQNLPYVGSEVHSGYLDLALDLGLLGLACALLWLGVMAIPLLRARSALLPPYLALLLHSAIDFDFSYGLVWMLLLWAAAIGIAEAGPARRLRLPALLHPGLVRGAYRRARRLLSPRPLRMVCSGLIAAALLLLSVSGLREAESQRLHRQALARPPEANREAAELLRRSLALAPYRTAVRLALAERSAPQEAASLLRAGLRYEPERAELWLALGRALAQAEHPAAAQALRQGIELNRYDRVKQTAALRELWELAQRLRASGQLQQAEAVASAGADLYARFLRLAGSVAANPALRNDRDFRLTEEAITLGRELQQQAHLYTGDATSIPQTPREKQRTTLRDQPPTAQPARR, from the coding sequence ATGCTGCTCGGCGGGCTACTTGCCGTGACGGCGCTGGCCGTGGTATACGGCCTGCTGCCGCTGCCAGGCGCGATCCTGCGCACCGCGGATCCGGCCGTTTCGGCGACCGGTGCCCGGCTGGGCGGGCTGCTCCAGTACCCCAACGCCTTCGGTGCGGTGATGGCGGCGTTCCTCCTGGAGCGGCTGATGCGGCTCGCGAGGATGGAGCGGGCCGCTTTCACGCGCGCAAGCAGCTGGCGCGGGCAGCGGGCGGGGGCACTCGCCCTGCTGTTTGCCCTCGGCCTGCTGCTGAGCGAGTCGCGCGGCGCGCTTGCCGCCGCGCTGGCCGGCTGGGCCGCGGGCCTCGCGCTGCTGCGCGGGACCCGGCGCCGGCGCTACGCCTGGCACAGCGCCGTCTTCGCGGGCGCGGCCGCCGTGCTGGCGCGCGGGCTCGCGTCCGCGCAGCTTGCGCCGGCGCGGGGGCCCGGCGCGCTCGCGCTCGCCGCGGGGCTGGCCGCGGCGCTGCTCGCGTCCGGGCGCGTCGCCGGCGCATTGCCGCGCCTGGGCGCTGCCGGCGCCCCGCGCCCCCGCGCCGCGCTGCGCCCCCCGCGCCGCGCCTGCGCCTGCGGCGCAGCGGCGTTGGCGCTGCTGCTCGCGGCGCCGCTGGCCGCGCTGCCGGCGTCCGCCGGCTTCCTCGGACGGGGACTCCGTCCGGAAACGGCGTCCGCCCGCGCGGCGATGTACGCCGACGCCGCCGAGCTGCTTCGGCGGTCGCCATGGCTCGGCCAAGGCGGAGATGTCTGGCGCCATGCGTTCCGCCGTGTGCAGAACCTGCCGTACGTCGGCAGCGAGGTGCACAGCGGCTACCTGGACCTGGCGCTGGACCTGGGCTTGCTTGGCCTCGCCTGCGCTTTGCTGTGGCTTGGGGTGATGGCCATCCCCCTGCTGCGGGCGCGCAGCGCGCTGTTGCCGCCTTACCTGGCGCTGCTGCTGCATAGCGCCATCGACTTTGACTTCAGCTACGGTCTCGTCTGGATGTTGCTGCTGTGGGCGGCGGCCATTGGAATCGCTGAAGCGGGCCCAGCCCGCCGCCTTCGTCTCCCAGCGTTGCTCCACCCCGGGCTTGTCCGCGGCGCGTACCGCCGCGCCCGCCGCTTGCTCTCGCCACGCCCGCTGCGCATGGTGTGCAGCGGCCTCATCGCCGCTGCACTGCTCTTGCTTAGCGTGTCCGGGCTCCGCGAAGCGGAGAGCCAGCGGCTGCACCGCCAAGCCCTAGCCCGGCCGCCTGAGGCGAACCGGGAGGCGGCGGAGCTGCTTCGGCGCTCGCTGGCCCTTGCCCCGTACCGCACGGCGGTACGGTTAGCGCTCGCGGAACGCTCCGCGCCGCAGGAGGCCGCCTCGCTCCTGCGGGCGGGCCTCCGTTACGAGCCGGAGCGCGCCGAGCTATGGCTGGCATTGGGTCGGGCGCTGGCCCAAGCCGAACATCCCGCCGCTGCCCAGGCGCTGCGGCAGGGCATCGAGCTGAACCGGTACGACCGGGTTAAGCAGACGGCGGCGCTGCGCGAGCTATGGGAGCTGGCGCAGCGCTTGCGGGCGAGCGGCCAACTGCAACAGGCCGAAGCGGTGGCGTCGGCCGGGGCCGACTTATACGCGCGCTTCCTGCGTTTGGCAGGGAGCGTCGCCGCCAACCCGGCGTTGCGTAACGACCGGGACTTTCGGTTGACGGAAGAAGCCATAACGCTGGGGCGGGAGCTGCAGCAGCAGGCTCACCTTTATACAGGCGATGCCACCTCTATCCCCCAAACGCCGCGCGAAAAGCAGAGGACAACGCTTCGCGATCAACCTCCCACAGCTCAGCCAGCTCGGCGCTGA